Proteins encoded within one genomic window of Triticum aestivum cultivar Chinese Spring chromosome 2D, IWGSC CS RefSeq v2.1, whole genome shotgun sequence:
- the LOC123054869 gene encoding disease resistance protein RPM1 encodes MPEIVILLAIKKIGTALANGVADQASTLFAKYRKQILELQGSMGRVARELRVMHDVLCQMDIRNRNNQVYEGWLEEVRKVAHVMEDMVDEYLYLVGHEHDTGCCFYLKKGFTKPRYLLSLNRITFKVKEISKDLTHLSETKNRWVHMINNGDTSSSSYIVKRSKDLANISRSLDEEDLVGVDKNRDKLEQWLLSDDLERSVIALLGMGGLGKTSLAANVYRKHREKFQCHAWVSISQTYSTEHVLRNIIKEISRDKVSVLSNTVAMDITCLEETLRKFLEQQKYLIILDDVWTPEAFDDLSRVLINNKKGSRLMVTTREGDVAALASQGHTLTLKPLPEDKAWDLFCKKAFPRDTNHECPAELNPLSEQIVSKCKGLPLVIVLVGSLLRVREKTVEEWRRIHAQLSWELINNSRLDHIRNVLHLSFIYLPTHLKCCFLHCSLFSEDYCFKRKQLIRLWTAEGFIEERGESTLEEVAEGYLKELIDRNMLELVKRNSFGRMKEFKMHDILRELALDLCQKNCFGVTYEDKRGGSFERNGRRLVLHKQKKDIQQSFSSVRRLRTFVMLDDSMVTFTLLPMLCKESRYMTVLELSGLPIENIPDAIGDLFNLRHLGLRDSKVKMLPSSVEKLSKLLTLDLLRSDVHELPSGIVKLKKLRHLFVEKRINTDLRGIKCFSGVHVPNGLGNLTNLQTLQALVAHDESIRHLRQMRQLRSLRLLDVKGSYCGRISESLVQMRCLSHLDVNASDENEVLSLNVLLPNLQRLRLGGRLAEGALDESPLFQAAGGQNLHVLNLYWSQLREDPLPSLSRLSNLTHLEFTRAYNGEQLAFLTGWFPKLKILYLIDMPNLNRLEIQQGAMASLERLYFVNLSSMMVVPAGIEFLMPLQSLGFFEITSDFFWLLDQCSAILGTQWRYTLRD; translated from the coding sequence ATGCCGGAGATTGTGATTCTTCTAGCCATTAAAAAGATTGGAACCGCCTTGGCAAATGGAGTGGCAGACCAGGCCAGCACATTGTTTGCGAAGTACAGGAAGCAAATACTAGAGCTACAGGGCAGCATGGGTCGTGTTGCGAGGGAGCTTCGAGTAATGCATGATGTTCTCTGTCAAATGGATATCCGAAACCGCAACAATCAAGTATATGAGGGCTGGTTGGAGGAAGTACGGAAAGTAGCACATGTGATGGAGGACATGGTGGATGAGTACTTGTATCTTGTTGGTCACGAACATGACACGGGATGTTGCTTTTACCTGAAGAAAGGGTTTACAAAACCAAGATATCTGCTTTCTTTGAACCGGATTACTTTCAAGGTGAAGGAAATATCGAAAGACCTAACACACCTGTCTGAGACAAAAAATCGTTGGGTTCACATGATAAACAATGGGGATACTAGCAGCTCAAGTTACATTGTCAAGAGGTCCAAAGATCTAGCAAACATTTCACGCTCCCTTGATGAAGAAGATCTAGTCGGTGTGGATAAAAACAGAGATAAACTTGAGCAGTGGTTGTTAAGTGACGATTTGGAACGCTCTGTGATAGCACTGCTTGGAATGGGAGGGCTTGGTAAAACATCTTTAGCTGCAAATGTCTACaggaagcatagagagaaattccaGTGCCATGCTTGGGTCTCCATCTCTCAAACTTATTCTACAGAACATGTCTTGAGGAATATAATCAAGGAAATTTCCCGAGATAAAGTCAGTGTGCTATCTAACACTGTGGCCATGGACATCACATGCCTTGAAGAGACACTGAGGAAATTTCTAGAGCAACAGAAGTATTTGATCATATTGGACGATGTTTGGACTCCAGAAGCATTTGATGACTTGTCTAGGGTGCTTATTAATAATAAAAAGGGCAGCAGACTGATGGTCACAACAAGGGAAGGCGATGTTGCTGCACTTGCCTCTCAAGGACATACTTTAACACTGAAACCTTTACCAGAGGATAAGGCATGGGATCTCTTTTGTAAAAAAGCCTTTCCAAGAGATACAAATCATGAATGTCCTGCGGAGTTGAATCCTTTGTCCGAGCAAATAGTTAGCAAGTGCAAAGGCTTGCCTCTTGTTATTGTGTTAGTTGGTAGCCTCTTGCGTGTGCGTGAGAAAACTGTGGAAGAATGGAGAAGAATACATGCCCAATTAAGTTGGGAGCTAATCAACAATTCAAGACTCGATCACATAAGGAATGTTTTGCATCTGAGCTTCATCTACCTTCCAACACACTTaaaatgctgtttcttgcattgcAGCTTATTTTCAGAAGACTATTGTTTCAAAAGGAAACAACTTATACGGTTATGGACAGCAGAGGGGTTCATTGAAGAGAGGGGTGAAAGCACATTAGAAGAAGTGGCAGAAGGCTATCTGAAGGAGCTAATTGACAGAAACATGCTAGAACTTGTCAAGAGAAACTCATTTGGTAGGATGAAAGAATTCAAAATGCACGATATCTTACGTGAATTGGCACTTGACTTGTGCCAGAAGAACTGTTTTGGTGTTACATATGAGGATAAGCGTGGGGGGTCTTTTGAGAGGAATGGACGTCGATTGGTATTGCACAAACAGAAGAAGGATATTCAGCAGTCATTTTCTAGTGTACGCCGACTTCGAACATTCGTTATGCTGGACGATAGTATGGTAACATTTACTCTACTACCTATGCTATGTAAGGAGTCAAGATATATGACAGTGCTAGAATTAAGTGGTCTACCCATTGAGAATATTCCAGATGCTATTGGAGACCTTTTTAATCTCCGCCATTTGGGTTTGCGTGATTCAAAAGTGAAGATGCTCCCGAGTTCTGTTGAGAAGCTTTCAAAATTGTTAACACTGGACCTTCTTAGATCTGATGTACATGAGCTGCCTAGTGGGATTGTGAAGCTGAAGAAGCTTAGGCACTTATTTGTTGAGAAAAGAATTAATACAGATTTGAGAGGGATTAAATGTTTCAGTGGTGTGCATGTCCCCAATGGTCTTGGAAATCTAACAAACCTGCAAACGTTACAAGCGTTGGTAGCACATGATGAGTCTATTAGACATTTACGGCAGATGAGGCAACTGAGAAGCTTGAGGTTGTTGGATGTGAAGGGAAGCTATTGTGGACGTATCAGTGAGTCTCTAGTTCAGATGCGGTGTTTGTCCCATCTTGATGTGAATGCAAGTGATGAGAATGAGGTTCTCTCGTTGAATGTCCTCCTGCCAAACCTGCAaaggctacgtttgggtggacgaCTGGCGGAAGGGGCGTTGGATGAGTCTCCTCTCTTCCAAGCTGCTGGGGGGCAGAACTTGCATGTTTTGAATCTATATTGGTCACAACTGAGAGAAGACCCCCTGCCATCCCTTTCACGGCTGTCAAATTTGACGCATCTAGAATTCACCAGAGCATACAACGGAGAGCAGCTAGCATTTCTCACGGGGTGGTTTCCCAAGCTAAAGATTCTCTATCTAATAGACATGCCTAATCTGAATCGGCTAGAGATACAGCAAGGTGCCATGGCGAGCCTGGAAAGATTATACTTTGTCAACCTCAGCAGCATGATGGTGGTCCCAGCTGGCATTGAGTTCCTCATGCCCCTCCAGTCTCTAGGCTTCTTTGAAATCACTAGTGATTTCTTTTGGTTGCTGGATCAATGTTCTGCAATTCTAGGGACACAGTGGCGGTATACTCTCCGGGATTGA
- the LOC123054870 gene encoding cyclin-B1-1: MRLDNLQFGRCRGGGLSCGLTREGAHQRSDLVPIGQIIQPPLLLYNFVDLSGIFSAVWNQHIYLRISRLWYQRGGFDDDPVKSIHMVMTDEKGNHANETVPNEVIDMFVDTLNERNLYKRARIYVRQWKAPIQDIDKVDGDNQLAFMDYVNDLYKFYKVAEVIFPVPLQNERRPRDYIHSQVHLNSKMRAILVDWIIEVHDMSDLMPETLYLIVYIIDRYLTKQLVLRRELQLVRDLVWITDNAYSRRQILRMEKAILNRLGWNLTVPTPYVFLARFAMAASSYNLNNYKEMMNMVSFFAELALMQYALVPSKPSMVAAAAVYAARLTLKKTDPWTHTLKHYTGFTESQLIYSAKMLVTAHSTAPQSKLQVVYKKYSSKKLGRVALRPPAINFK, encoded by the exons ATGAGGCTGGATAATTTGCAGTTCGGTCGGTGCCGTGGCGGAGGGTTGTCTTGTGGTTTGACCAGAGAGGGAGCACACCAGAGGAGCGATCTCGTCCCCATTGGTCAG ATTATCCAACCCCCTCTGCTTCTGTACAATTTTGTCGACTTATCTGGCATTTTCTCGGCCGTGTGGAACCAGCACATCTACCTGCGAATCTCCAGGCTATGGTACCAGCGGGGTGGCTTCGATGATGACCCTGTCAAGAGTATACATATGGTCATGACCGACGAAAAG GGAAATCATGCCAACGAGACGGTGCCTAATGAGGTCATAGACATGTTTGTGGACACTTTGAATGAGAGAAATTTATACAAGCGTGCCAGGATCTATGTGAGGCAGTGGAAGGCAC CGATTCAAGACATCGATAAGGTTGACGGCGACAATCAGCTAGCCTTCATGGATTACGTTAATGATCTGTACAAGTTCTATAAAGTTGCCGAG GTGATCTTTCCTGTCCCGTTGCAGAATGAGCGTCGCCCCCGCGACTACATTCACTCCCAGGTGCATCTCAACTCCAAGATGCGGGCCATCCTCGTCGACTGGATAATAGAAGTGCATGACATGTCTGATCTGATGCCAGAGACCCTCTACCTTATAGTGTACATCATCGACCGGTATCTCACGAAGCAGCTCGTGCTTCGGAGGGAGCTGCAGCTG GTGAGGGATTTGGTCTGGATAACAGACAATGCCTACTCCAGGAGGCAGATACTGAGGATGGAGAAAGCCATTCTCAATCGGCTTGGATGGAACCTGACAGTTCCTACACCTTATGTGTTCCTTGCGCGCTTTGCCATGGCTGCGTCTTCCTACAATTTGAACAACTATAAGGAG ATGATGAACATGGTGTCCTTTTTTGCTGAACTGGCACTGATGCAATATGCGCTGGTGCCGTCCAAGCCCTccatggttgctgctgctgctgtctatGCAGCCAGGCTCACACTCAAGAAGACCGATCCATGGACTCACACTCTCAAGCACTATACTGGCTTTACTGAATCACAGCTAAT ATATAGTGCAAAGATGCTGGTCACCGCACACTCGACTGCCCCTCAGAGCAAGTTGCAGGTGGTGTATAAGAAGTATTCTAGCAAGAAGTTGGGAAGAGTGGCCCTGCGCCCACCTGCAATCAACTTCAAATAA